A stretch of the Enterobacter mori genome encodes the following:
- the paaI gene encoding hydroxyphenylacetyl-CoA thioesterase PaaI, whose product MSHNAWHNARAMYERDACAQAMGMDIVEMDEGYAVVTMTITPQMLNGHKTCHGGQLFSLADTAFAYACNSQGLSAVASGCSIDFLRPGFAGDRLTATARVMHQGKLTGVYDIEIQNQQQKTVALFRGKSHRIGGSVTGEADA is encoded by the coding sequence ATGAGTCATAACGCCTGGCATAACGCCCGCGCGATGTACGAACGGGACGCCTGCGCGCAGGCGATGGGGATGGACATTGTCGAGATGGACGAGGGCTACGCGGTGGTGACCATGACCATCACCCCGCAGATGCTGAACGGCCACAAAACCTGCCACGGCGGACAGCTATTTTCGCTGGCGGACACCGCCTTTGCCTACGCCTGCAACAGCCAGGGGCTGTCGGCGGTGGCCTCAGGCTGCTCGATTGATTTTCTGCGTCCGGGCTTTGCCGGGGACAGGCTCACCGCCACCGCGCGGGTGATGCATCAGGGCAAGCTGACGGGCGTGTATGACATTGAAATCCAGAATCAACAACAGAAAACAGTCGCCCTTTTTCGCGGGAAATCTCACCGCATCGGCGGCAGCGTGACAGGAGAAGCAGATGCGTGA
- the paaG gene encoding 2-(1,2-epoxy-1,2-dihydrophenyl)acetyl-CoA isomerase PaaG, with protein MVECILSQVEQGVMTLTLNRPERLNSFNDVMHQQLAECLKQAERDDTVRCLLITGAGRGFCAGQDLNDRNVDPNGPAPDLGMSVETFYNPLVRRLAKLPKPVICAVNGVAAGAGATLALGCDMVIAARSANFVMAFSKLGLVPDCGGTWLLPRVAGRARAMGLALLGDKLSAEQAQAWGMIWQVVDDEQLSSTAQQMALHFASQPTFGLGLIKQAINAAESNTLDAQLDLERDYQRLAGRSDDYREGVSAFLAKRAPNFTGK; from the coding sequence ATTGTGGAATGTATTCTGAGTCAAGTAGAGCAAGGCGTGATGACCCTTACGCTGAACCGCCCGGAGCGTCTGAACAGCTTTAACGACGTGATGCACCAGCAGCTTGCCGAGTGCCTGAAACAGGCCGAGCGCGATGACACTGTTCGCTGCTTGCTGATCACCGGTGCGGGACGCGGCTTTTGCGCCGGTCAGGACCTGAACGACCGCAACGTCGACCCCAACGGCCCGGCGCCGGATCTGGGGATGTCCGTTGAAACCTTCTATAACCCGCTGGTGCGCCGACTGGCAAAGCTGCCGAAACCGGTGATTTGCGCGGTTAACGGCGTGGCCGCGGGGGCGGGGGCGACGCTGGCATTAGGCTGCGACATGGTTATTGCCGCGCGTTCCGCCAACTTTGTGATGGCCTTCAGCAAGCTCGGTCTGGTGCCGGACTGCGGCGGCACCTGGCTGCTGCCGCGCGTGGCCGGACGCGCTCGCGCTATGGGGCTGGCGCTGCTGGGTGACAAACTCAGCGCCGAACAGGCGCAGGCGTGGGGGATGATCTGGCAGGTGGTGGATGACGAACAGCTCTCCTCCACGGCGCAACAGATGGCACTGCATTTTGCGTCTCAACCGACCTTCGGGCTGGGGCTGATCAAGCAGGCAATCAACGCCGCGGAAAGCAACACCCTGGACGCCCAGCTCGATCTGGAGCGTGACTATCAGCGCCTGGCCGGGCGCAGCGACGATTACCGCGAGGGCGTCAGCGCCTTCCTGGCGAAGCGCGCGCCGAACTTTACGGGGAAATAA
- the paaX gene encoding phenylacetic acid degradation operon negative regulatory protein PaaX: protein MNHMNKLDAFIQHAVSSVPVSGTSLISSLYGDALSHRGGEIWLGSLAALLEGLGFGERFVRTALFRLNKEGWLDVSRIGRRSFYRLSDKGLRLTRRAENKIYRAELPAWDGKWLLLLSEGLDKTTLADVKKQLIWQGFGTLAPSLMASPSQHLADVQSLLHDAGVAENVIFFEAHSPLALSRAALRSRVEECWQLTEQNAMYETFIDSFRPLLPLLKEAAPEELTPERCFQIQLLLIHFYRRVVLKDPLLPEELLPAHWAGQSARQLCINIYQRVAPGALAFVSEKGETSVGELPVPGTLYYQRFGGLNTA, encoded by the coding sequence ATGAATCACATGAATAAACTCGACGCCTTCATCCAGCACGCGGTCAGCTCCGTTCCCGTCAGCGGGACCTCGCTTATCTCTTCGTTATACGGTGATGCGCTTTCCCATCGCGGCGGTGAGATTTGGCTCGGCAGCCTTGCCGCTCTGCTGGAAGGCCTGGGGTTTGGTGAACGGTTCGTGCGTACCGCGCTGTTTCGCCTCAATAAAGAGGGCTGGCTGGACGTTTCCCGCATCGGGCGTCGCAGCTTTTACCGCCTGAGCGATAAGGGGCTGCGTCTGACGCGTCGTGCGGAGAATAAGATCTACCGCGCGGAACTGCCCGCCTGGGACGGCAAATGGTTATTGCTGCTCTCAGAAGGGCTGGATAAAACCACCCTTGCCGACGTCAAAAAACAGCTGATCTGGCAGGGGTTTGGCACGCTGGCGCCAAGCCTGATGGCCTCGCCGTCGCAGCATCTGGCAGATGTGCAGTCCTTGCTTCACGATGCCGGTGTAGCAGAAAACGTGATTTTCTTTGAAGCCCACTCGCCGCTGGCGCTTTCGCGCGCGGCGCTGCGTTCGCGAGTGGAAGAGTGCTGGCAGCTGACCGAGCAAAACGCGATGTACGAGACGTTCATCGATTCATTCCGCCCGCTGCTGCCGCTGCTGAAAGAGGCCGCGCCGGAGGAGCTGACGCCGGAACGTTGCTTCCAGATCCAACTGCTGCTGATTCACTTTTATCGTCGCGTGGTGCTGAAAGATCCGCTGTTGCCGGAAGAGTTACTGCCCGCGCACTGGGCGGGACAAAGCGCCCGACAGCTTTGCATTAATATCTACCAGCGCGTGGCACCGGGGGCTCTGGCGTTTGTCAGCGAAAAAGGCGAAACCTCGGTTGGGGAACTGCCTGTGCCCGGCACGCTTTATTATCAACGTTTTGGTGGTCTGAATACTGCGTAA
- the paaB gene encoding 1,2-phenylacetyl-CoA epoxidase subunit PaaB: MSNVYWPLYEVFVRSKQGLSHRHVGSLHAADDRMALENARDAYTRRSEGCSIWVVKASEIVASQPEESGEFFDPAESKVYRHPTFYTIPDGIEHM, translated from the coding sequence ATGAGCAATGTCTACTGGCCGCTGTACGAAGTGTTCGTACGCAGCAAACAGGGGTTGTCCCACCGTCACGTGGGCAGCCTGCATGCCGCGGACGATCGCATGGCGCTGGAAAATGCGCGTGATGCCTACACCCGCCGCAGCGAAGGGTGTTCTATCTGGGTGGTGAAGGCGAGCGAGATTGTCGCCTCCCAGCCTGAAGAGAGCGGTGAGTTCTTCGACCCGGCGGAAAGCAAGGTTTACCGCCATCCGACGTTCTACACCATCCCTGACGGCATCGAGCATATGTGA
- the paaD gene encoding 1,2-phenylacetyl-CoA epoxidase subunit PaaD, whose translation MQRLVDIAPAQIPQIWSLLSQIPDPEVPVLTITDLGMVRSVKAQGEGWVIGFTPTYSGCPATEHLLGAIRDAMTAHGFTPVHIVLQLEPAWTTDWMTADARERLRAYGISPPVGHSCHAHAPVEVSCPRCASTDTSLISEFGSTACKALYRCNSCREPFDYFKCI comes from the coding sequence ATGCAACGCCTCGTCGACATCGCGCCCGCGCAAATTCCGCAGATCTGGTCGCTGTTAAGCCAGATCCCCGATCCGGAAGTGCCGGTATTAACCATCACCGATTTAGGCATGGTGCGCAGCGTGAAGGCGCAGGGGGAAGGCTGGGTCATCGGCTTCACGCCAACCTACTCGGGCTGTCCGGCAACGGAACACCTGCTGGGGGCGATCCGCGACGCGATGACCGCACACGGCTTTACTCCGGTACACATTGTGCTCCAGCTTGAACCCGCCTGGACCACCGACTGGATGACCGCTGACGCTCGCGAGCGCCTGCGGGCGTACGGCATCAGTCCACCCGTAGGGCATAGCTGTCACGCGCACGCGCCGGTGGAGGTGAGCTGCCCGCGCTGCGCCAGCACCGACACCTCGCTCATCAGTGAGTTTGGTTCGACGGCCTGTAAAGCGCTCTACCGCTGCAATTCCTGCCGCGAGCCTTTCGACTATTTCAAATGTATTTGA
- the paaF gene encoding 2,3-dehydroadipyl-CoA hydratase PaaF, with protein sequence MSELIVTRHDRVLQLTLNRPAARNALNNALLTQLAEQLEAAAADSDISVCVIYGSERCFAAGADLNEMAEKDLPATLNDIRPQLWARINAFNKPLIAAVNGFALGAGCELALLCDVVIAGDSARFGLPEITLGIMPGAGGTQRLIRSVGKSLASKMVLTGESISAEQALSAGLVSDVFPATLTLEYALKQAALMARHSPLALQAAKQALRQSQEVTLQAGLAQERQLFTLLSATEDRREGIDAFLQKRTPDFKGR encoded by the coding sequence ATGAGCGAGCTGATTGTTACCCGTCATGACCGCGTGCTGCAGCTGACGCTTAACCGTCCGGCGGCGCGCAACGCCCTCAACAATGCGCTGTTGACGCAGCTTGCTGAACAGCTGGAGGCCGCGGCGGCTGACAGCGATATTTCCGTCTGCGTGATTTACGGCAGCGAGCGCTGCTTTGCCGCCGGGGCCGATCTCAACGAAATGGCGGAGAAAGACCTGCCCGCCACCCTGAACGATATCCGCCCGCAGCTGTGGGCGCGCATTAACGCGTTTAACAAACCGCTGATTGCCGCCGTGAACGGCTTCGCGCTGGGCGCAGGCTGCGAGCTGGCGCTGCTGTGCGACGTGGTGATTGCTGGCGATAGCGCCCGTTTTGGCCTGCCGGAAATCACGCTGGGCATCATGCCCGGTGCGGGCGGCACCCAGCGTCTGATTCGCAGCGTCGGTAAATCCCTTGCCAGCAAAATGGTGCTGACCGGAGAGAGTATCTCCGCAGAGCAGGCGCTGAGCGCCGGGCTGGTGAGCGATGTTTTCCCGGCGACGCTGACGCTGGAGTATGCCCTGAAGCAGGCGGCGCTGATGGCGCGCCACTCGCCGCTGGCGCTGCAGGCGGCTAAACAGGCGCTGCGCCAGTCTCAGGAGGTAACGCTACAGGCCGGGCTCGCACAGGAGCGTCAGCTGTTTACGCTGCTTTCTGCCACCGAAGACCGCCGGGAAGGCATCGACGCCTTCTTACAAAAACGCACCCCCGACTTTAAAGGACGCTAA
- the paaA gene encoding 1,2-phenylacetyl-CoA epoxidase subunit PaaA, with product MTQEQRFEQRIAQETAIEPQDWMPDAYRKTLIRQIGQHAHSEIVGMLPEGNWITRAPTLRRKAILLAKVQDEAGHGLYLYSAAETLGCAREDIYQKMLDGKMKYSSIFNYPTLSWADIGVIGWLVDGAAIVNQVALCRTSYGPYARAMVKICKEESFHQRQGFEACMALAQGSEAQRQMLQDAINRFWWPALMMFGPNDDNSPNSARSLAWKIKRFGNDELRQRFVDNTVPQVEMLGMTVPDPDLRLDEETGHYRFGEIDWQEFDEVINGRGICNHERLAAKRKAWEEGAWVREAALAHAKKQRARQAA from the coding sequence GTGACGCAAGAACAACGGTTTGAGCAGCGCATAGCGCAGGAGACGGCGATTGAGCCTCAGGACTGGATGCCTGACGCCTACCGTAAGACGTTGATCCGCCAGATTGGCCAGCATGCGCACTCCGAAATTGTCGGCATGCTGCCGGAAGGGAACTGGATCACCCGCGCGCCGACGCTGCGCCGAAAAGCGATCCTGCTGGCGAAGGTGCAGGACGAAGCCGGACACGGGCTCTACCTCTACAGCGCGGCGGAAACGCTGGGCTGCGCGCGGGAAGACATCTACCAGAAGATGCTCGACGGCAAAATGAAATACTCCTCCATCTTCAACTATCCGACCCTGAGCTGGGCCGATATCGGCGTGATCGGCTGGCTGGTGGACGGCGCGGCCATCGTCAACCAGGTGGCGCTATGCCGGACTTCCTACGGTCCGTATGCCCGCGCGATGGTGAAAATCTGTAAAGAAGAGAGCTTCCACCAGCGTCAGGGCTTTGAAGCCTGCATGGCGCTGGCGCAGGGCAGTGAGGCTCAGCGGCAGATGCTGCAGGACGCCATCAACCGTTTCTGGTGGCCGGCGCTGATGATGTTTGGGCCGAACGACGACAACTCGCCGAACAGCGCGCGCAGTCTGGCCTGGAAAATCAAACGCTTCGGCAATGACGAACTTCGCCAGCGCTTTGTTGACAATACGGTGCCGCAGGTGGAGATGCTGGGCATGACGGTGCCCGACCCCGACCTGCGTTTGGATGAAGAGACCGGTCATTATCGCTTCGGCGAGATCGACTGGCAGGAGTTTGACGAGGTCATTAACGGGCGCGGCATCTGTAACCACGAACGCCTGGCCGCGAAACGTAAAGCCTGGGAAGAGGGCGCGTGGGTGCGCGAAGCCGCACTGGCGCACGCGAAAAAACAGCGCGCCCGTCAGGCCGCATAA
- the paaK gene encoding phenylacetate--CoA ligase PaaK, translating into MTNTTKLDPIETASLDELQALQTARLKWTLHHAYNNVPMYKRKFDAAGVHPDDFKELADIRKFPCTTKQDLRDNYPFDTFAVPMEQVVRIHASSGTTGKPTVVGYTQGDIDNWANLVARSLRAAGGSAKDKIHVAYGYGLFTGGLGAHYGAERLGATVIPMSGGQTEKQAQLIRDFQPDMIMVTPSYCLNLIEELERQMGGDSSTCSLRVGVFGAEPWTQAMRREIEKRLGITALDIYGLSEVMGPGVAMECIETADGPTIWEDHFYPEIVNPNDGTPLDDGQQGELLFTTLTKEALPVIRYRTRDLTRLLPATARSMRRMDRISGRSDDMLIIRGVNVFPSQLEEEIVKFEHLSPHYQLEVNRRGHLDSLSVKVELKESSLILTHEQRCQVCHQLRHRIKSMVGISTDVMIVNCGSIPRSEGKACRVFDLRKAAANG; encoded by the coding sequence ATGACAAATACAACAAAGCTTGATCCGATTGAAACGGCCTCCCTTGACGAGTTACAGGCGCTGCAGACCGCGCGTCTGAAATGGACGCTGCATCACGCCTACAACAACGTGCCGATGTACAAACGCAAGTTTGACGCCGCGGGCGTTCACCCTGACGATTTCAAAGAGCTGGCGGATATCCGCAAATTCCCGTGCACCACCAAGCAGGATCTGCGGGATAACTATCCGTTCGATACCTTTGCCGTACCGATGGAGCAGGTGGTGCGTATTCACGCGTCATCCGGCACCACCGGCAAACCGACCGTGGTGGGCTACACGCAGGGCGACATCGACAACTGGGCTAATCTGGTGGCCCGCTCCCTGCGCGCCGCTGGCGGCAGCGCGAAGGACAAAATTCACGTGGCGTATGGCTATGGCCTGTTTACCGGCGGGCTGGGGGCGCACTACGGCGCCGAGCGTTTAGGCGCGACGGTGATCCCGATGTCCGGCGGCCAGACGGAGAAACAGGCGCAGCTGATCCGTGACTTCCAGCCGGACATGATCATGGTGACGCCATCCTACTGCCTCAACCTGATTGAAGAGCTGGAGCGCCAGATGGGCGGCGATTCCAGCACCTGTTCCCTGCGCGTGGGCGTCTTTGGCGCCGAGCCGTGGACGCAGGCCATGCGTCGCGAAATTGAAAAACGCTTAGGCATTACGGCGCTGGATATTTATGGCCTTTCCGAAGTGATGGGACCGGGCGTGGCGATGGAGTGTATCGAAACCGCCGACGGCCCAACCATCTGGGAAGATCATTTCTACCCGGAGATCGTCAACCCGAACGACGGCACGCCGCTGGATGATGGCCAGCAGGGCGAACTGCTGTTCACCACGTTGACCAAAGAGGCGCTGCCGGTGATCCGCTACCGCACCCGCGACCTGACGCGTCTGCTGCCGGCGACCGCGCGCAGCATGCGTCGTATGGACCGGATCAGCGGGCGCAGTGACGATATGCTGATCATCCGCGGCGTCAACGTCTTCCCGTCACAGCTGGAAGAGGAGATCGTGAAGTTCGAACACCTTTCTCCGCACTACCAGCTGGAGGTGAACCGTCGTGGCCATCTTGATTCACTTTCGGTGAAGGTCGAGCTGAAAGAGAGCAGCTTAATCCTGACGCACGAGCAGCGCTGCCAGGTGTGCCACCAGCTTCGCCACCGCATTAAGTCGATGGTCGGGATTTCCACCGACGTCATGATCGTGAACTGCGGCAGCATCCCGCGCTCGGAGGGTAAAGCCTGCCGGGTGTTTGATTTGCGTAAAGCGGCGGCCAACGGTTAA
- the pcaF gene encoding 3-oxoadipyl-CoA thiolase: MRDAFICDGVRTPVGRYGGALAAVRTDDLGAVPLRALLARYPQLDLERIDDVIFGCANQAGEDNRNVARMSSLLAGLPQTVSGTTINRLCGSGLDAIGFAARTIKAGDGDLLIAGGVESMSRAPFVMGKATAAFQRQAEIFDTTIGWRFVNPLMHQQFGTDSMPETAENVAELLNISRADQDAFALRSQQRTAQAQQNGILAQEIVPVQVPGKKGAITALSVDEHPRADTTLEQLAGLKTPFRKNGVVTAGNASGVNDGAAALIVASEKMALAQGLVPRTRIVAMATAGVEPRLMGLGPVPATRRVLERAGLSINDMDVVELNEAFAAQALGVLRQLGLSDDAAHVNPNGGAIALGHPLGMSGARLALAASNELHRRGGRYALCTMCIGVGQGIAMILERV; encoded by the coding sequence ATGCGTGACGCATTTATATGTGATGGCGTTCGAACCCCGGTGGGGCGCTACGGCGGCGCGCTTGCCGCAGTCAGAACCGACGATCTCGGTGCCGTGCCGCTGCGCGCGCTGCTGGCCCGCTATCCGCAGCTCGACCTCGAGCGGATTGATGATGTGATCTTCGGCTGCGCCAACCAGGCGGGGGAAGATAACCGCAACGTGGCGCGCATGTCGTCCCTGCTGGCCGGGCTGCCGCAGACGGTCTCCGGAACCACCATTAACCGCCTGTGCGGGTCGGGGCTGGACGCGATTGGTTTTGCTGCCCGCACCATTAAGGCGGGCGATGGCGACCTGCTGATCGCGGGCGGCGTGGAGTCGATGTCCCGCGCGCCGTTTGTGATGGGCAAAGCCACCGCCGCGTTTCAGCGTCAGGCGGAAATCTTTGATACCACCATCGGCTGGCGATTTGTGAATCCGCTCATGCATCAGCAATTCGGAACTGACAGCATGCCGGAAACGGCAGAGAATGTAGCTGAATTGTTAAATATCAGCCGTGCCGATCAGGATGCCTTCGCCCTGCGCAGTCAGCAGCGTACCGCGCAGGCGCAGCAGAACGGCATTCTGGCGCAGGAGATTGTGCCGGTACAGGTGCCGGGTAAAAAAGGGGCGATCACGGCGTTGAGCGTGGATGAGCATCCGCGCGCGGACACCACGCTTGAACAGCTTGCCGGTCTGAAAACGCCGTTCCGTAAGAACGGGGTGGTCACGGCGGGAAATGCCTCCGGGGTTAACGATGGCGCTGCGGCGCTGATCGTCGCCAGCGAGAAGATGGCGCTGGCGCAGGGGCTCGTCCCGCGCACGCGGATCGTGGCGATGGCGACCGCAGGCGTGGAGCCACGTCTGATGGGGCTCGGCCCGGTACCTGCCACCCGCAGGGTGCTGGAGCGCGCCGGACTCAGCATTAACGATATGGACGTTGTCGAGCTTAACGAAGCGTTCGCCGCGCAGGCGCTGGGCGTGCTGCGTCAGTTAGGCCTGTCGGATGATGCCGCCCATGTCAACCCGAACGGTGGCGCGATTGCGCTGGGCCACCCGCTGGGAATGAGCGGTGCCAGACTGGCGCTGGCTGCGAGCAACGAACTGCACCGACGCGGCGGGCGCTACGCGCTGTGTACGATGTGCATCGGTGTGGGTCAGGGCATTGCCATGATCCTTGAGCGTGTTTGA
- the paaC gene encoding 1,2-phenylacetyl-CoA epoxidase subunit PaaC: MKTVTAYALRLGDNGLVLSQRLGAWCGHAPELEIDLALANIGLDLLGQARNFLTYAAELEGQGDEDTLAFGRDERQFRNVLLVEQPNGSFADTIARQYLMDAWNVALYERLTQSRDGQLAAIAAKAIKEARYHLRFSRGWLVRLGDGTEASAQKMQQAIDNLWRFTAELFEADDVELALIDSGVAVDPRVLRQPWECEIYAGLKEACLQVPAEVAYRSGGKKGLHTEHLGPMLAEMQYLQRAYPGQQW; encoded by the coding sequence ATGAAGACAGTGACGGCCTATGCCCTGCGCCTGGGCGACAACGGTTTGGTGCTTTCCCAGCGTCTGGGCGCCTGGTGCGGTCACGCGCCGGAGCTGGAAATTGACCTTGCGCTCGCCAATATCGGTCTCGACCTTCTGGGCCAGGCGCGCAATTTCCTGACCTATGCCGCGGAGCTGGAAGGCCAGGGCGATGAAGACACGCTGGCATTTGGCCGCGACGAGCGCCAGTTCCGCAACGTCCTGCTGGTGGAGCAGCCGAACGGCAGCTTCGCCGACACGATTGCCCGCCAGTACCTGATGGATGCCTGGAACGTGGCGCTGTACGAGCGGCTGACCCAAAGCCGCGACGGCCAGCTTGCCGCCATTGCCGCCAAAGCGATTAAAGAGGCGCGCTACCACCTGCGCTTCAGCCGCGGCTGGCTGGTGCGTCTGGGCGATGGGACCGAAGCGTCCGCGCAAAAAATGCAGCAGGCCATCGACAACCTGTGGCGTTTTACGGCGGAGCTCTTTGAGGCAGATGACGTTGAGCTGGCGCTGATTGACTCCGGCGTGGCGGTTGACCCGCGGGTCCTGCGCCAGCCGTGGGAATGCGAAATCTATGCCGGTCTGAAGGAAGCCTGCCTGCAGGTTCCCGCAGAGGTGGCATACCGCTCCGGGGGCAAGAAGGGGCTGCATACCGAACATCTGGGCCCGATGCTGGCGGAGATGCAGTATCTCCAGCGCGCGTATCCCGGTCAGCAGTGGTAA
- the paaH gene encoding 3-hydroxyacyl-CoA dehydrogenase PaaH encodes MLNIRTVAVIGSGTMGAGIAEVAASHGHQVLIYDISADAISRAIDGIRQRLASRVTRGKLSADASGQILARLLPVTDIGALASADLVIEAASERLDVKKALFAKLSEICPPQTLLTSNTSSISVTAIAADIHHPERVAGLHFFNPAPVMKLVEVVSGLATSPEVADALCELALNWGKQPVRCQSTPGFIVNRVARPFYSEAWRALEEQVAPPEVIDAALREGGGFPMGPLELTDMIGQDVNFAVTCSVFNAFWQERRFLPSLVQQELVLAGRLGKKSGKGVYDWQGDKPAVQWVPAVNDSYSPMRVEKRRDGVTEIDDVYLIETQGETAQALALRLNGPVVVVDRIEHDVAVIAAAASNPHTATQKAIRYLQQQGLRVVQIADYPGLLIWRTLAMIANEALDALQKGVASEKDIDTAMRLGVNYPSGPIAWGERLGWQRLLTLLENLQRHYGEERYRPCSLLRQRALLESSYES; translated from the coding sequence ATGCTGAACATACGGACTGTCGCCGTGATTGGCAGCGGCACGATGGGCGCAGGCATTGCCGAAGTGGCGGCCAGCCACGGTCATCAGGTTCTGATTTACGACATTTCTGCCGACGCCATTTCCCGCGCGATTGACGGCATTCGTCAACGCCTCGCGTCTCGGGTAACGCGCGGAAAGCTTTCTGCGGACGCGAGCGGACAGATCCTCGCCCGACTGCTTCCGGTGACGGATATCGGCGCGCTGGCATCGGCAGATTTGGTTATTGAGGCGGCCTCCGAACGCCTTGACGTCAAAAAGGCACTGTTTGCGAAACTGTCGGAAATCTGCCCGCCGCAGACGCTGTTGACCAGTAACACCTCATCCATCTCCGTCACGGCGATTGCCGCTGATATTCACCACCCGGAGCGCGTCGCCGGACTGCATTTCTTTAATCCGGCACCGGTGATGAAGCTGGTGGAGGTGGTCAGCGGGCTGGCGACGTCGCCGGAAGTGGCAGACGCGCTGTGCGAGCTGGCGCTGAACTGGGGCAAGCAGCCCGTTCGCTGCCAGTCAACGCCGGGGTTCATCGTCAACCGCGTCGCGCGTCCGTTCTATTCCGAAGCCTGGCGCGCGCTGGAAGAGCAGGTGGCCCCGCCGGAGGTGATTGACGCCGCCCTGCGCGAAGGCGGCGGTTTCCCGATGGGGCCGCTGGAGCTGACCGACATGATTGGTCAGGACGTGAATTTCGCGGTGACCTGCTCGGTGTTTAACGCCTTCTGGCAGGAGCGTCGTTTTCTGCCTTCGCTGGTGCAGCAGGAGCTGGTGCTGGCAGGAAGGCTGGGCAAAAAGAGCGGGAAGGGCGTCTACGACTGGCAGGGTGACAAACCTGCCGTGCAGTGGGTGCCAGCCGTGAACGACAGTTACAGCCCGATGCGCGTAGAAAAAAGACGTGACGGTGTCACCGAAATTGATGATGTGTATCTGATTGAAACGCAGGGGGAAACCGCGCAGGCGCTGGCGCTTCGGCTCAACGGCCCGGTGGTGGTGGTGGACCGCATAGAGCACGACGTGGCGGTGATCGCCGCCGCCGCCAGCAACCCGCATACCGCGACGCAAAAGGCCATCCGCTACCTGCAACAGCAGGGACTCCGGGTGGTGCAAATTGCCGATTATCCCGGCCTGCTGATCTGGCGGACGCTGGCGATGATTGCCAACGAGGCGCTGGATGCCCTGCAAAAAGGGGTCGCCAGCGAGAAGGACATCGACACGGCCATGCGTCTGGGCGTGAACTACCCGAGCGGGCCGATCGCCTGGGGCGAGCGCCTGGGGTGGCAGCGCCTGCTGACGCTGCTGGAGAACCTGCAGCGCCATTACGGCGAAGAGCGCTATCGCCCCTGTTCACTGCTGCGCCAGCGCGCGCTTCTGGAGAGTAGCTATGAGTCATAA
- the paaE gene encoding 1,2-phenylacetyl-CoA epoxidase subunit PaaE translates to MTTFHSLTVAKVEPETRDAVTITFAVPQALQEAYRFRPGQHLTLKTTLGEDELRRCYSICRSTAPGEISVAVKAIEGGRFSRYARDEIKAGMALEVMVPQGQFGYQPQAEREGHYLAIAAGSGITPMLAIISATLATEPNSHFTLIYGNRSSQSMMFRRALADLKDKYPQRLQLVSIFSQERLDSDLLYGRIDGEKLQALAKTLINFRQYDEAFICGPSAMMDEAEAALKALGMPDKSIHLERFNTSGITVKRTAHVQAEGQKVTVRQDGRDREITLTADDESILDAALRQGADLPYACKGGVCATCKCKVLRGKVDMATNYSLEPDELAAGYVLSCQSLPLTADVIVDFDAKGMA, encoded by the coding sequence ATGACAACGTTTCATTCATTAACAGTGGCAAAAGTGGAACCCGAAACCCGCGACGCGGTCACCATCACCTTCGCGGTGCCGCAGGCGCTGCAGGAGGCCTACCGCTTCCGCCCCGGCCAGCACCTGACCCTGAAAACGACGCTGGGCGAAGACGAGCTGCGCCGCTGCTACTCCATCTGCCGGAGTACCGCCCCGGGCGAGATCAGCGTGGCCGTCAAAGCGATTGAAGGCGGGCGTTTTTCCCGCTATGCCCGGGATGAGATCAAAGCGGGCATGGCGCTGGAGGTGATGGTTCCTCAGGGCCAGTTTGGCTACCAGCCGCAGGCCGAACGCGAAGGCCACTACCTGGCGATTGCGGCAGGCTCTGGGATCACCCCGATGCTGGCGATTATCTCCGCTACGCTGGCGACAGAACCCAACAGCCATTTCACCCTGATCTACGGCAACCGCAGCAGCCAGAGCATGATGTTCCGTCGGGCGCTGGCGGACCTGAAGGACAAATACCCGCAGCGGCTGCAGCTGGTCTCCATCTTCAGCCAGGAGCGGCTGGACAGCGATCTGCTCTATGGCCGTATCGACGGGGAAAAATTGCAGGCGCTGGCGAAAACCCTGATCAACTTCCGCCAGTACGACGAGGCGTTTATCTGCGGTCCGTCGGCGATGATGGACGAGGCCGAAGCCGCGCTGAAAGCGCTGGGGATGCCGGACAAATCCATTCACCTTGAGCGCTTTAACACCTCCGGAATCACCGTTAAGCGCACGGCGCACGTGCAGGCGGAAGGACAGAAAGTGACCGTGCGCCAGGACGGTCGCGACCGTGAAATCACCCTGACGGCGGACGATGAGAGCATCCTCGATGCCGCCCTGCGTCAGGGGGCAGATCTCCCGTATGCCTGTAAGGGCGGCGTGTGCGCCACCTGTAAATGCAAAGTGCTGCGCGGGAAGGTGGACATGGCGACCAACTACAGCCTGGAGCCGGACGAGCTGGCCGCCGGGTATGTGCTGAGCTGTCAGTCTCTGCCGTTAACCGCCGATGTGATTGTCGACTTCGACGCGAAGGGGATGGCATGA